In one Natator depressus isolate rNatDep1 chromosome 26, rNatDep2.hap1, whole genome shotgun sequence genomic region, the following are encoded:
- the LOC141978048 gene encoding aldo-keto reductase 1B-like — MCLLLSLQCPPDAVQEALQVALDAGYRHFDCAYFYQNEAAIGAAFEKTLGEGRLKRDDLYVVSKLWNSFHAPQDVKPAFLKSLTMLKLDYLDLYLMHSPMGFLNINEELMPQKDGLLLQSDVDYVDTWKAMEKLVDEGLVKSVGVSNFNISQLERLLSVCRIKPAANQVELHPYLTQPELVEYCRSKGIVLIAYSPFGCPALPRPTGKNSPVPLLENPTVNEIAQKHGKTSAQVLIRFHLQRGIATIPKSITPSHIVENAEVYDFQLTHKEIQTLEGLNCNTRFIKWKLMGMDTHKHFPFGDK; from the exons ATGTGTCTATTGCTTTCTTTGCAGTGTCCCCCGGATGCTGTTCAGGAAGCCCTGCAGGTAGCGTTAGATGCTGGATATCGGCACTTCGACTGTGCTTATTTTTACCAGAACGAGGCCGCGATCGGAGCAGCCTTTGAAAAGacgctgggggaagggaggctgaAGAGAGACGACCTTTATGTGGTGAGCAAG CTGTGGAACAGTTTCCACGCCCCGCAGGACGTGAAGCCGGCTTTCCTGAAAAGCCTGACGATGCTGAAGCTGGATTACCTGGATCTCTATCTCATGCACTCTCCAATGGGCTTTCTG AATATCAACGAGGAGCTCATGCCTCAAAAGGACGGGTTGCTTCTGCAGTCGGATGTGGACTACGTGGACACCTGGAAG GCGATGGAGAAGCTGGTGGATGAAGGCCTGGTGAAATCGGTGGGGGTTTCCAACTTCAACATCTCCCAGCTGGAGAGGCTGCTGTCCgtgtgcaggatcaagcctgcCGCCAACCAG GTGGAGCTGCATCCCTACCTGACCCAGCCCGAGCTGGTGGAGTACTGCAGGTCCAAGGGGATCGTCCTCATCGCATACAGTCCCTTcggctgccctgctctgccccg CCCTACGGGGAAGAACAGTCCGGTGCCCCTCCTGGAGAATCCAACGGTGAATGAGATCGCTCAGAAGCACGGAAAAACCAGCGCTCAG GTTCTCATCCGCTTCCACCTTCAGAGGGGCATCGCCACCATCCCGAAAAGCATCACCCCGTCCCACATCGTGGAGAACGCAGAG GTATACGACTTTCAGCTGACACACAAAGAAATCCAGACGCTGGAAGGACTAAACTGCAACACGCGATTTATTAAATGGAAACTGATGGG